Proteins encoded in a region of the Deltaproteobacteria bacterium genome:
- the argC gene encoding N-acetyl-gamma-glutamyl-phosphate reductase, with protein MSPRVFIDGHLGTTGLRIRDWLSGRDDFELCELPEALRKDAAARRDALRSADLAVLCLPDDAAREAVGLAEGSRVRILDASTAHRVAPGWFYGLPELVADQRERIRGAARVSNGGCWATAAILLLRPLVDAGLIARDTPISVHGVSGYSGGGREMIAKWEDPAGGLLTHVYEAPYALDRVHKHIAEITRWSGLAHAPEFAPAVGPFRCGMRVQLPLHAALLASGVSGKSIWEALAARYRDEPFVRVLPIREPLDSDERSFDPRACNDTNRIELRVLPNPGGHVRLMAVLDNLGKGAAGLAIQNLNLMLGLSETRGLPA; from the coding sequence ATGTCGCCGCGCGTCTTCATCGACGGCCACCTCGGAACGACCGGCCTTCGCATCCGCGACTGGCTCTCGGGCCGGGACGACTTCGAGCTCTGCGAGCTTCCCGAAGCGCTCCGCAAGGATGCGGCCGCGCGCCGCGACGCGCTGCGGAGCGCCGATCTCGCGGTGCTGTGTCTGCCCGACGACGCCGCGCGCGAAGCGGTCGGACTGGCCGAAGGATCGCGCGTGCGGATCCTCGACGCGAGCACCGCACACCGGGTCGCGCCGGGCTGGTTTTACGGCCTGCCGGAGCTCGTGGCCGACCAGCGCGAACGGATTCGCGGCGCCGCTCGTGTGTCGAACGGCGGCTGCTGGGCGACCGCGGCCATCCTGCTGCTGCGGCCGCTCGTCGACGCGGGGCTGATCGCGCGTGACACTCCGATCAGCGTGCACGGCGTCTCGGGCTACTCCGGCGGCGGACGCGAGATGATCGCGAAGTGGGAGGATCCGGCGGGCGGCCTGCTCACGCACGTGTACGAGGCGCCCTACGCGCTCGACCGCGTCCACAAGCACATTGCCGAGATCACGCGCTGGAGCGGGCTCGCGCACGCGCCGGAATTCGCACCTGCCGTCGGTCCGTTCCGCTGCGGAATGCGCGTGCAGCTGCCGCTGCACGCGGCGCTGCTCGCGAGCGGAGTCTCGGGCAAGTCGATCTGGGAGGCACTCGCCGCGCGCTACCGGGACGAGCCCTTCGTGCGCGTGCTTCCGATCCGCGAGCCCCTGGATTCCGACGAGCGGAGCTTCGACCCGCGCGCCTGCAACGACACCAATCGCATCGAGCTGCGCGTGCTGCCGAACCCGGGCGGCCACGTGCGCCTGATGGCGGTGCTCGACAACCTGGGCAAGGGCGCCGCCGGTCTGGCGATCCAGAATCTGAACCTGATGCTCGGCCTTTCCGAGACGCGCGGCCTTCCCGCGTAG
- a CDS encoding VWA domain-containing protein, which translates to MRPLEDSVRRRVRSLSLACAGLLLAAGVAGARERYATPDPPAHEPYQADALEPVRAGVPAGIELLRAADAPAWPERLRAEVADRVRSEWPAERVYGPIFANLGVTLRWPLVNAESDGSVIVPVVDELELPIEGALSLSRGDGPRRVVILVDASESANSMTEFRSDGRGAEAVSVLEAERRALDHLLDLSQDDWLEIGVIAFGETTWPVAEPGLPVEGLRAALADFRQQRPRGEGRTDAVCALWTAREWLDSTPKGVAREIVVLTDGDAAFSGRFLDCAGDGRARSDAAASACEARRNPAPCPASHRFSRSDGTSDLVQLASFARRARGVLAVHALLFEPDRSARSWQRVVADTGGRLVRVPGPEAIELALPSLVSSRIGRVVARNATLGVESSDLLAPDRTRLLGALALTPGANDVELRVESDRGTAALLRFRVYAAPRQLEVWLAALRERNSALELRAEELKGESGAKRGRESRDRSLAVDPEPDPAAAAKSP; encoded by the coding sequence GTGCGGCCGCTCGAAGACAGCGTGCGTCGCCGTGTAAGGAGCCTGAGTCTTGCCTGCGCTGGTCTGCTGCTCGCGGCCGGCGTGGCCGGCGCGCGCGAGCGCTACGCGACGCCCGATCCGCCGGCGCACGAGCCGTACCAGGCCGATGCGCTCGAGCCGGTGCGCGCGGGGGTTCCCGCGGGCATCGAGCTGCTGCGCGCGGCCGATGCTCCGGCCTGGCCCGAACGCCTGCGCGCGGAGGTTGCCGATCGCGTTCGTTCGGAATGGCCCGCCGAGCGCGTCTACGGGCCGATCTTCGCGAATCTCGGCGTGACGCTGCGCTGGCCGCTGGTCAACGCGGAGTCGGACGGAAGCGTGATCGTGCCGGTCGTCGACGAGCTCGAGCTTCCGATCGAGGGCGCGCTCTCGCTGTCCCGGGGCGACGGCCCACGTCGCGTGGTGATCCTGGTCGACGCCTCCGAGAGCGCGAACTCGATGACCGAGTTCCGCAGCGACGGGCGCGGCGCGGAGGCCGTCTCCGTGCTCGAGGCCGAGCGCCGCGCGCTCGACCACCTGCTCGATCTCTCGCAGGACGACTGGCTCGAGATCGGCGTGATCGCGTTCGGCGAGACGACCTGGCCGGTGGCGGAGCCGGGGCTCCCGGTCGAGGGTCTGCGCGCGGCGCTGGCGGACTTCCGCCAGCAGCGCCCGCGTGGCGAGGGTCGAACCGATGCGGTCTGCGCGCTCTGGACCGCGCGCGAGTGGCTCGACTCGACACCGAAAGGCGTCGCGCGGGAGATCGTCGTCCTGACCGACGGAGACGCGGCCTTCTCGGGCCGCTTCCTCGACTGCGCCGGCGACGGACGCGCGCGCTCGGACGCGGCGGCTTCCGCTTGCGAGGCGCGCCGCAATCCGGCGCCGTGTCCGGCGAGCCATCGTTTCAGCCGCTCGGACGGAACCTCGGACCTGGTGCAGCTGGCGAGCTTCGCGCGGCGCGCGCGTGGCGTGCTCGCGGTTCACGCGCTGCTCTTCGAGCCCGACCGCAGCGCGCGTTCCTGGCAGCGGGTCGTCGCCGACACCGGCGGTCGGCTGGTTCGCGTTCCTGGACCGGAGGCAATCGAGCTCGCGCTGCCGTCGCTGGTGTCGAGCCGGATCGGTCGCGTCGTCGCCCGCAATGCCACGCTCGGGGTCGAGAGCTCGGATCTGCTCGCGCCCGATCGCACCCGGCTGCTCGGCGCGCTCGCACTCACACCCGGCGCGAACGACGTCGAGCTCCGGGTCGAGAGCGATCGCGGGACCGCGGCACTGCTCCGATTCCGCGTCTACGCGGCGCCGCGCCAGCTCGAGGTCTGGCTGGCGGCGCTTCGCGAGCGAAACTCGGCGCTCGAGCTGCGCGCGGAAGAACTGAAGGGCGAGAGCGGCGCGAAGCGCGGTCGCGAGTCGCGCGATCGGAGTCTCGCTGTCGACCCCGAGCCCGATCCGGCCGCCGCTGCGAAGTCGCCCTGA
- a CDS encoding phosphoadenylyl-sulfate reductase: MAAVVSLEKRGVRVSASVLEEIESGGLDGLVAEELIRWGFDRFAPRIALSAGFGSPDGMVLLDLMHQIDPGRTRVFTLDTGRLPQETYNLIDRVRDRYEIEVEVFFPDPERVQKMVRQHGMNLFYETEEKRKLCCAVRKVEPLERALAGLDAWISGLRPEQSVTRSAVSAVEIDEVHGGRVKLNPLAGWSKDDVWAYVKKHAVPVNALHAQGYPSVGCAPCSRAIREGEDERAGRWWWERPESRECGIHTGYEEEGSGI, encoded by the coding sequence ATGGCAGCAGTAGTGAGCCTCGAGAAACGCGGCGTGCGCGTATCCGCGTCCGTGCTCGAGGAGATCGAGTCGGGCGGGCTCGACGGCTTGGTTGCCGAAGAGCTGATCCGCTGGGGCTTCGATCGCTTCGCACCGCGCATCGCCCTCTCGGCGGGTTTCGGCTCCCCGGACGGAATGGTCCTGCTCGATCTGATGCACCAGATCGACCCGGGCCGGACGCGCGTGTTCACGCTCGACACCGGTCGCCTGCCGCAGGAGACCTACAACCTGATCGACCGCGTCCGCGACCGCTACGAGATCGAAGTCGAGGTCTTCTTCCCGGATCCGGAGCGCGTGCAGAAGATGGTCCGGCAGCACGGCATGAACCTCTTCTACGAGACCGAGGAGAAGCGGAAGCTCTGCTGCGCCGTGCGCAAGGTCGAGCCATTGGAGCGCGCGCTCGCCGGGCTCGACGCCTGGATCAGCGGACTGCGCCCGGAGCAGAGCGTGACTCGCTCGGCCGTCTCCGCGGTCGAGATCGACGAGGTCCACGGCGGTCGGGTGAAGCTCAATCCGCTCGCGGGCTGGAGCAAGGACGACGTCTGGGCCTACGTGAAGAAGCACGCGGTGCCGGTGAATGCGCTCCACGCGCAGGGCTACCCATCGGTGGGCTGCGCGCCCTGCTCGCGCGCGATCCGCGAGGGCGAGGACGAGCGCGCGGGTCGCTGGTGGTGGGAGCGCCCGGAGAGCCGCGAGTGCGGCATCCACACCGGCTACGAGGAAGAGGGTTCGGGAATCTGA
- a CDS encoding non-heme iron oxygenase ferredoxin subunit, producing MKWQRVASVREVAPGEVKSVRVSGIDVALCNLAGSFHAVSNVCTHAYACLSDGYLEGDELECALHGGRFDVKTGAAGGGIVTEDLRRFAVRVEGDDVFISLGDGDAGEEV from the coding sequence ATGAAGTGGCAGCGGGTCGCGAGCGTGCGCGAGGTCGCGCCGGGCGAGGTCAAGAGCGTGCGGGTCTCGGGGATCGACGTCGCGCTCTGCAACCTTGCGGGCTCGTTCCACGCGGTATCGAACGTCTGCACGCACGCGTACGCGTGCCTGAGCGACGGCTACTTGGAGGGCGACGAGCTCGAGTGCGCCTTGCACGGCGGCCGTTTCGACGTGAAGACCGGCGCGGCCGGCGGTGGAATCGTGACCGAGGATCTGCGCCGCTTCGCGGTGCGCGTCGAGGGCGACGACGTCTTCATCTCGCTCGGCGACGGGGACGCTGGCGAAGAGGTTTGA
- a CDS encoding DNA-3-methyladenine glycosylase I: MSARCPWADKDPLYIPYHDEQWGVPLHDDRGLFEMLILEGAQAGLSWLTILRKREGYRRAFDAFDPELVASYTEKRRAQLLADPGIVRNRQKIDAAIGNARAFLDVVSECGSFDRYLWDFVAGRPRVNRFRRIADVPAHTAESDALSKDLSARGFKFTGSTICYAYMQAVGMVNDHLTSCPRHAELA, translated from the coding sequence TTGAGCGCTCGTTGCCCGTGGGCCGACAAGGACCCGCTCTACATCCCCTATCACGACGAGCAGTGGGGCGTGCCGCTCCACGACGACCGCGGGCTCTTCGAGATGCTGATCCTGGAGGGCGCGCAGGCGGGCCTCTCCTGGCTCACGATCCTGCGCAAGCGCGAGGGCTATCGGCGCGCCTTCGACGCTTTCGATCCGGAGCTCGTCGCAAGCTACACCGAGAAGCGACGGGCGCAGCTCCTCGCCGACCCGGGAATCGTGCGCAACCGCCAGAAGATCGACGCGGCGATCGGGAATGCGCGTGCCTTCCTGGACGTCGTCTCCGAGTGCGGCAGCTTCGACCGGTACCTCTGGGACTTCGTCGCTGGACGGCCGCGGGTGAATCGCTTCCGACGCATCGCCGACGTTCCGGCGCACACCGCGGAGTCGGACGCGCTCTCGAAGGATCTCTCCGCGCGCGGCTTCAAGTTCACCGGCTCGACCATCTGCTACGCGTACATGCAGGCGGTGGGCATGGTGAACGACCATCTCACCAGCTGTCCGCGCCACGCAGAGCTCGCCTGA
- a CDS encoding AarF/ABC1/UbiB kinase family protein, with product MKERPTSRAQQRTARVPDGRAERIARLAGLVAGIAGESALELLRRATGAGERDGSLLMTSANAARISETLADLRGAAMKLGQLLSLQGEGMLPPRLREALAQLQSHAHFMPEAQVRQVLAREFGRGWKSRFAEFDFEPLAAASIGQVHAATAGDGRDLALKLQYPGIERSIDGDVDNLVLVLRGLRLVPAGLDLDRVIPELKEELRREADYAREARSQAQYRNLVGDDPAVLVPCVHADLSTRSVLASDRVRGLPLEDLRSPEHPQSRRDEVGAKLLRLVFRELFEFRFVQTDPNFANYLFEPKHERVALLDFGAVRSYSAHFTGRYAELIRATITRDAERVEELASALGLLRGDEAPEARSAFNRLCERVAEPLRRPGPYSFAGSELAREVREIGIDAYTRRGLRAPPTELIFLHRKLAGTYLLLAHIGARVDCRAVFEEFAA from the coding sequence ATGAAGGAGCGTCCGACGTCGCGAGCGCAGCAGAGGACCGCGCGCGTCCCCGACGGGCGCGCCGAGCGGATCGCACGCCTGGCCGGGCTGGTCGCGGGAATCGCGGGCGAGTCCGCCCTCGAGCTCCTGCGCCGCGCGACGGGAGCGGGCGAGCGCGACGGCTCGCTGCTCATGACGAGCGCGAACGCCGCGCGGATCTCCGAGACGCTCGCGGATCTTCGCGGCGCGGCGATGAAGCTCGGCCAGCTGCTCTCGCTCCAAGGCGAGGGGATGCTGCCGCCTCGACTTCGCGAGGCGCTCGCGCAGCTGCAGAGCCACGCGCATTTCATGCCCGAGGCGCAGGTCCGGCAGGTTCTCGCGCGCGAGTTCGGCCGCGGCTGGAAGAGCCGCTTCGCGGAGTTCGACTTCGAGCCGCTGGCCGCGGCTTCGATCGGCCAGGTACACGCGGCCACCGCGGGCGACGGCCGCGACCTGGCGCTGAAGCTGCAGTACCCCGGGATCGAGCGCAGCATCGACGGCGACGTCGACAACCTGGTGCTGGTGCTGCGCGGCCTGCGGCTGGTGCCTGCGGGCCTGGACCTCGATCGGGTGATTCCCGAGCTGAAGGAGGAGCTGCGCCGCGAGGCGGACTACGCGCGCGAGGCGCGGAGCCAGGCGCAGTACCGCAACCTGGTCGGCGACGATCCGGCCGTGCTGGTCCCGTGCGTTCACGCGGATCTCTCGACGCGCAGCGTGCTGGCCTCGGACCGGGTCCGCGGGCTACCGCTCGAGGACCTGCGCTCGCCCGAGCATCCGCAGAGCCGCCGCGACGAGGTGGGCGCGAAGCTGCTCCGGCTGGTCTTCCGCGAGCTCTTCGAGTTCCGCTTCGTCCAGACCGACCCGAACTTCGCGAACTACCTGTTCGAGCCGAAGCACGAGCGAGTGGCGCTGCTCGACTTCGGCGCCGTGCGCAGCTACTCGGCGCACTTCACCGGGCGCTACGCGGAGCTGATCCGCGCCACGATCACGCGCGATGCGGAGCGGGTCGAGGAGCTTGCGAGCGCGCTCGGGCTCCTGCGCGGAGACGAGGCGCCGGAGGCTCGTTCGGCCTTCAATCGCCTCTGTGAGCGCGTCGCCGAGCCGCTGCGGCGCCCGGGGCCGTACTCCTTCGCGGGCTCCGAGCTCGCGCGCGAGGTGCGCGAAATCGGAATCGACGCCTACACGCGCCGGGGTCTGCGCGCGCCGCCGACGGAGCTGATCTTCCTGCACCGGAAGCTCGCCGGAACCTACCTGCTCCTCGCGCACATCGGAGCGCGCGTCGATTGCCGCGCGGTGTTCGAGGAGTTCGCTGCTTGA
- a CDS encoding phosphatase PAP2 family protein, which yields MLAVSPDLQHAPARYAYGQAAADPAIGAAGSDRCLRRERFVHSSRPGAITVPAKWSASRRSGSIGLGDLRRDRATSARELSSGRLLRCGIARDTRSMRERAMLTGSVLAYFLVGYFAVGFLASDPEGARSLRTPLDAAIPFLLESVGVYWSILPMSLLPIFVVRDPVVFRRVALAYALVIALALAAFLLFPVTSVGLRPDVRLYADAGFAGWLLQLLYFLDPPFNLFPSLHLALALLAALAAWRVDRPSGAAALAWTACIAASVCTTKQHYAVDVAAGLLLGGLAHRACVAPRAAASAEAESFGAVGLLLFGALVAAFYSGLYAAYLAGVAPWAWAIG from the coding sequence ATGCTCGCGGTCTCCCCGGACCTTCAGCACGCGCCCGCCCGCTACGCTTACGGACAGGCCGCAGCCGACCCCGCAATAGGGGCAGCCGGTTCGGATCGATGTCTCCGACGCGAGCGGTTCGTCCATTCGTCTCGACCCGGTGCAATCACCGTACCGGCGAAATGGAGCGCCTCGCGGCGAAGCGGCTCGATCGGTCTCGGGGATCTGCGTCGAGACCGTGCAACGAGTGCACGCGAGCTGAGCAGCGGTCGGTTGCTCCGATGCGGTATCGCGCGCGACACTCGCTCCATGCGCGAGCGCGCGATGCTCACGGGCTCGGTTCTGGCGTATTTTCTCGTCGGCTACTTCGCGGTCGGATTTCTCGCCAGCGACCCCGAGGGCGCTCGCTCGCTCCGGACTCCGCTCGACGCCGCCATTCCGTTCCTGCTCGAATCCGTCGGCGTCTACTGGTCGATCCTGCCGATGAGTCTGCTGCCGATCTTCGTGGTGCGGGATCCGGTCGTTTTCCGCCGCGTGGCGCTCGCGTACGCGCTTGTGATTGCGCTGGCGCTCGCCGCTTTCCTGCTCTTCCCCGTCACCTCGGTTGGCCTGCGCCCGGATGTGCGGCTGTATGCCGATGCAGGCTTCGCGGGCTGGCTGCTGCAGCTGCTGTACTTCCTGGACCCGCCCTTCAACCTGTTCCCGTCGCTGCACCTCGCTCTGGCGCTACTCGCGGCGCTCGCGGCGTGGCGGGTGGACCGGCCGTCGGGCGCGGCCGCGCTGGCCTGGACCGCCTGCATCGCCGCATCCGTCTGCACGACGAAGCAGCACTACGCGGTCGACGTCGCCGCGGGTCTGCTGCTCGGCGGACTCGCGCATCGCGCATGTGTCGCGCCTCGCGCGGCTGCGAGTGCCGAAGCGGAGAGCTTCGGGGCCGTCGGTCTCTTGCTCTTCGGCGCGCTCGTCGCGGCGTTCTACTCGGGTCTGTACGCCGCGTACCTCGCCGGGGTCGCTCCGTGGGCATGGGCGATCGGATAG
- a CDS encoding nitrate reductase catalytic subunit, whose amino-acid sequence MDEPLASETSIRTGCPYCGVGCGLSVSVAGGRVLKVRGDREHRSSRGEVCMKAAALPPTVAREGRADRARIRTRASGRFAETSVATAVARAAAELRRIVNAHGPDAIAFYGSGHLSTEDYYTLAKLVKGFLGTDNLDTNSRLCMASAVAGYKRAFGADAPPGSYADIDEAEVFLIVGANLADCHPVLFRRVAKRLDAAPETVRVIVVDPRRTETCDIAHSHLSLRPGTDVALLNAMLHIAIREGHVDKPFLERRTEGFAAVRDAVESWTPEVAEELCGVPSAAIVDAARTFARSRKAVVLWAMGANQSSHGTAKNAAILNLCLATGNVGRPGCGPLSLTGQPNAMGGREVGALAGLLPGHRSLSDANDRNTVAKHWKVPVERLPERPGRTATEIFAGLEDGSVRAIWILATNPAASLPDLERARRGLRRAELVVVQDAFFPTDTTDLAHVVLPAAAWAEKDCVMTNSERVVTLHRKAVEPPGHALPDWRLLALLAHELGFGASFAWPSAAEIFDEFRTLTAGTTCDLSGVTHARLASGPLQWPCPSGEHPGSERRYEVRFATASGRARLEAVQPHPPAEPTSHEFPLVLTTGRLGPHWHTRTRTRWSRNLENRAPEPILEMHASDARRVGVVDGGFAEIRSRRGEVVAQVRVTSEISPGTVFLPFHWTRLDGPEKSANNLTHAALDPISKQPELKHCAVRVRALRSPEDGA is encoded by the coding sequence ATGGACGAACCGCTCGCGTCGGAGACATCGATCCGAACCGGCTGCCCCTATTGCGGGGTCGGCTGCGGCCTGTCCGTAAGCGTAGCGGGCGGGCGCGTGCTGAAGGTCCGGGGAGACCGCGAGCATCGCTCGAGCCGCGGCGAGGTCTGCATGAAGGCCGCGGCGTTGCCGCCAACCGTCGCACGCGAGGGTCGGGCCGATCGCGCTCGAATTCGAACGCGCGCCTCGGGACGCTTCGCCGAGACGAGCGTCGCGACCGCGGTCGCGCGAGCCGCTGCCGAGCTGCGCCGCATCGTAAACGCTCACGGTCCGGACGCGATCGCCTTCTACGGTTCGGGGCACCTCTCGACCGAGGACTACTACACGCTCGCGAAGCTCGTGAAGGGCTTCCTCGGCACTGACAATCTCGACACGAACTCGCGGCTCTGCATGGCCAGCGCCGTCGCCGGGTACAAGCGCGCCTTCGGAGCGGACGCTCCACCGGGAAGCTACGCCGACATCGACGAGGCGGAAGTCTTCCTGATCGTCGGCGCCAACCTCGCCGACTGCCACCCGGTGCTGTTCCGACGCGTAGCGAAGCGGCTCGACGCCGCACCCGAGACCGTGCGCGTGATCGTCGTCGATCCCCGCAGGACCGAAACCTGCGACATCGCGCACTCGCACCTCTCGCTGCGCCCTGGAACCGATGTCGCGCTGCTGAACGCGATGCTGCACATCGCGATTCGAGAAGGGCACGTCGACAAGCCGTTCCTCGAGCGGAGAACGGAGGGCTTCGCCGCGGTGCGCGATGCCGTCGAGAGCTGGACGCCGGAGGTCGCCGAGGAGCTCTGCGGCGTGCCTTCGGCCGCGATCGTCGACGCCGCGCGCACGTTCGCGCGCTCGCGCAAGGCCGTGGTGCTCTGGGCCATGGGAGCCAACCAGAGCTCGCACGGCACCGCGAAGAACGCCGCGATACTGAACCTGTGCCTGGCCACCGGGAACGTGGGCCGCCCCGGCTGCGGGCCACTCTCGCTCACGGGCCAGCCCAACGCCATGGGGGGGAGAGAGGTCGGCGCGCTCGCGGGCCTGCTGCCGGGTCACCGCAGCCTCAGCGATGCGAATGATCGAAACACCGTCGCGAAGCACTGGAAGGTTCCCGTCGAGCGCTTGCCGGAACGGCCCGGCCGCACGGCCACGGAGATCTTCGCGGGCCTCGAGGACGGCAGCGTTCGCGCCATCTGGATCCTGGCGACGAACCCAGCCGCGTCGCTTCCGGATCTCGAGCGCGCCCGTCGAGGTCTGCGCCGCGCCGAGCTCGTCGTCGTGCAAGACGCGTTCTTCCCGACCGACACGACCGACCTCGCGCACGTGGTGCTGCCGGCCGCCGCATGGGCCGAGAAAGACTGCGTGATGACGAACAGCGAGCGTGTCGTAACGCTCCACCGCAAGGCGGTCGAGCCGCCGGGCCACGCGCTGCCGGATTGGCGTTTGCTCGCGCTGCTCGCGCACGAGCTAGGCTTCGGGGCATCGTTCGCCTGGCCCAGCGCCGCCGAGATCTTCGACGAGTTCCGAACTCTGACGGCCGGAACCACCTGCGACCTCTCGGGCGTCACGCACGCGCGCCTCGCCTCCGGGCCCTTGCAGTGGCCCTGCCCGTCCGGGGAGCACCCTGGATCGGAACGGCGCTACGAGGTGCGCTTCGCCACCGCGAGCGGACGGGCCCGTCTCGAAGCAGTGCAGCCGCATCCGCCCGCCGAGCCGACCAGTCACGAGTTCCCGCTGGTGCTCACGACCGGCCGGCTGGGGCCGCACTGGCATACGCGCACGCGCACCCGCTGGTCGCGCAATCTCGAGAACCGGGCTCCGGAGCCAATCCTCGAGATGCACGCGAGCGACGCCCGACGCGTCGGAGTGGTCGACGGAGGCTTCGCCGAGATCCGGTCACGCCGAGGCGAGGTCGTAGCGCAGGTCCGAGTCACTTCGGAGATCTCGCCCGGAACGGTGTTCCTGCCGTTTCACTGGACCAGGCTAGACGGTCCCGAGAAGTCCGCGAACAACCTGACGCACGCGGCGCTGGATCCGATCTCGAAACAGCCGGAGCTCAAGCACTGCGCGGTGCGGGTACGCGCGCTCCGATCGCCGGAGGATGGAGCGTGA
- a CDS encoding MFS transporter: protein MESGDRATRIELANFSSPPMRAFHMSWLAFFTSFVGWFAVAPLMPLIRGDLGLSRQQIGTSVIASVALTFLARLLAGRLLDRFGPRRIYSALLVLGSVPVMAIGLARSYESFLLLRMAIGAIGASFVVTQYHTSLMFAPNVVGTANATAAGWGNLGGGAAQLLMPLALGLLVSAGVESALGWRLAMIAPGVAMLVMGVLYARGVQDTPQGNFEDLQAGRSRGAPGGSFSSAARDPRVWALFVAYGACFGLELTLDNVAALYFFDRFELDLTQAGAVAAGFGAMNLFARPLGGWLSDRVGSSRGVTGRATLLGLLLLFEGFALLAFSRANALWLAIPALLVVGLFVKMSNGATYGVVPFLNRRALGSVTGIVGAGGNAGAVAAGFLFRDESLATQDAFLVLGAIVTFVSAFAFLLSLWVEDRSGVEAPALGSELST, encoded by the coding sequence ATGGAATCGGGAGACCGAGCCACGCGCATCGAGCTCGCGAACTTCTCGAGCCCGCCGATGCGGGCGTTCCACATGAGCTGGCTTGCGTTCTTCACTTCGTTCGTCGGGTGGTTCGCGGTGGCGCCGCTCATGCCGCTGATACGAGGGGATCTGGGCTTGAGCCGGCAGCAGATCGGAACCAGCGTGATCGCCTCGGTCGCGCTGACCTTCTTGGCACGGCTTCTGGCCGGTCGGCTGCTCGATCGCTTCGGGCCGCGGCGCATCTACTCGGCGCTGCTCGTGCTGGGCTCCGTGCCGGTGATGGCGATCGGACTCGCGCGGAGCTACGAGAGCTTCCTGCTGCTCCGCATGGCGATCGGCGCGATCGGCGCCTCGTTCGTCGTCACGCAGTACCACACCTCGCTGATGTTCGCGCCGAACGTCGTGGGAACGGCGAACGCAACTGCGGCGGGCTGGGGAAATCTCGGTGGGGGCGCAGCGCAGCTGCTGATGCCGCTCGCTCTCGGACTGCTCGTGAGCGCCGGCGTCGAATCGGCACTGGGCTGGAGGCTGGCAATGATCGCGCCCGGCGTCGCCATGCTCGTGATGGGAGTCCTGTACGCCCGCGGCGTGCAGGACACGCCGCAGGGGAACTTCGAGGATCTGCAGGCCGGCCGATCTCGCGGGGCACCGGGCGGCAGCTTCTCGAGCGCCGCTCGCGATCCTCGTGTCTGGGCGCTGTTCGTCGCTTACGGCGCGTGCTTCGGTCTCGAGCTCACGCTCGACAACGTGGCCGCGCTGTACTTCTTCGACCGCTTCGAGCTCGATCTGACCCAAGCCGGCGCGGTCGCAGCCGGCTTCGGCGCCATGAACCTGTTCGCGCGCCCGCTCGGCGGCTGGCTCTCGGATCGAGTCGGAAGCTCGCGGGGCGTAACCGGGCGCGCGACCCTGCTGGGCCTGCTGCTGCTCTTCGAGGGCTTCGCGCTGCTCGCGTTCTCGCGCGCGAATGCGCTCTGGCTTGCGATTCCCGCCCTGCTCGTCGTCGGACTCTTCGTGAAGATGTCGAACGGAGCGACCTACGGGGTGGTTCCGTTCCTGAATCGGCGCGCGCTCGGCTCGGTGACGGGAATCGTGGGCGCGGGCGGGAACGCCGGCGCGGTCGCCGCGGGATTTCTCTTCCGCGACGAGTCGCTCGCGACGCAGGACGCCTTCCTGGTGCTGGGCGCGATCGTGACCTTCGTCTCCGCGTTCGCGTTCCTGCTGAGCCTCTGGGTCGAGGATCGCTCGGGCGTCGAGGCGCCAGCGCTCGGTAGCGAGCTGTCGACCTGA
- a CDS encoding enoyl-CoA hydratase/isomerase family protein, whose amino-acid sequence MSEPAVLYEAKDFIATITLNRPENRNSMTEDVFEGLRASIARVKEDPELRCVIITGRGKSFCAGADFKTGVQRDGGATRTLLPNERSFNMYKPFLSILSIEIPVIGALQGHAIGGGFGLAVVCDIRVGDRDARYGANFTRLGIHPGMATTYILPRLVGLPRAAELLFTGRIVSGAEAAEIGIVNHAVPEAEVMPRSLELAREIASAAPIAVRWTKRSLYRNCDWDPVPAAESEAQLQSRTFETEDSKEGVAALLEKRTPVFKGR is encoded by the coding sequence GAGCGAGCCGGCGGTCCTGTACGAGGCGAAGGACTTCATCGCGACGATCACGCTGAACCGTCCCGAGAACCGCAACAGCATGACCGAGGACGTGTTCGAGGGCCTGCGCGCGAGCATCGCCCGCGTGAAGGAGGACCCGGAGCTGCGCTGCGTGATCATCACCGGTCGCGGCAAGAGCTTCTGCGCGGGGGCCGACTTCAAGACCGGTGTGCAGCGAGACGGCGGCGCGACGCGTACGCTGCTTCCGAACGAGCGCTCGTTCAACATGTACAAGCCGTTCCTGTCGATCCTCTCGATCGAGATCCCGGTGATCGGCGCGCTGCAGGGCCACGCGATCGGCGGCGGCTTCGGGCTGGCCGTCGTCTGCGACATCCGCGTCGGTGATCGCGACGCGCGCTACGGCGCGAACTTCACGCGGCTCGGCATCCACCCGGGAATGGCGACGACCTACATCCTGCCGCGCCTGGTCGGGCTGCCGCGCGCCGCGGAGCTGCTCTTCACCGGGCGGATCGTCTCGGGCGCCGAGGCCGCGGAGATCGGCATCGTGAACCACGCCGTGCCCGAGGCCGAGGTCATGCCGCGCTCGCTCGAGCTCGCGCGAGAGATCGCCTCCGCCGCGCCGATCGCGGTGCGCTGGACCAAGCGCTCGCTGTACCGGAACTGCGACTGGGATCCGGTTCCCGCGGCCGAGAGCGAGGCGCAGCTGCAGTCGCGGACCTTCGAGACCGAGGACTCGAAAGAGGGCGTCGCCGCGCTGCTCGAGAAGCGCACGCCGGTCTTCAAGGGGCGCTGA